The following coding sequences are from one Candidatus Borkfalkia ceftriaxoniphila window:
- a CDS encoding CtsR family transcriptional regulator, with the protein MNICDAIEQFLLDAFSEDGVVLISRNNLAQHFDCAPSQINYVLTTRFTADRGYLTASRRGGGGYIEIRKIDVSKDGYLNEILCREIGEEISCRRAQSILETLAERNVVTRRESALLNLAMSDSSLSSPIVIKDRLRAQILKNIILELIQERQD; encoded by the coding sequence ATGAATATCTGCGACGCGATAGAACAATTTTTGCTCGACGCGTTTTCCGAAGACGGCGTTGTGCTCATTTCGCGCAACAATCTGGCGCAGCATTTCGACTGCGCGCCCAGCCAGATCAATTACGTGCTCACCACCCGCTTTACCGCCGACAGGGGCTATCTCACCGCGAGCCGCCGCGGCGGGGGCGGATACATCGAAATACGCAAGATCGACGTCAGCAAGGACGGTTATTTAAACGAAATATTGTGCCGCGAGATCGGGGAAGAGATCTCCTGCCGCAGGGCGCAGAGCATTCTGGAAACACTCGCCGAGCGAAACGTCGTCACGCGGCGCGAAAGCGCGCTTTTAAACCTGGCGATGTCCGACAGTTCCCTGTCTTCGCCCATCGTCATCAAAGACCGCCTGCGGGCGCAGATCCTCAAAAATATCATTCTCGAACTCATACAGGAGAGACAAGACTGA
- a CDS encoding ATP--guanido phosphotransferase, which yields MINNRDLESTIVSTRVRLARNIAGYPFPSKLKNTEQAKEIIRLVNTEASRVGVFNLYFMDAVSDIVARCLMEDHLISADLIANKKYGAALIDEEEKFSIMINEEDHLREQYLLRGFRLNRAYEKISAMDDMLSKSIRFAYDKQLGYLTACPTNLGTGLRASVMLFLPGLTRLNKMNNLIHHISRLGLTVRGVYGEGSVAEGYMYQISNEVTLGVEEETILSEVENAVLEVVGLEARAREQLVKNDLIGVKDDCRRSFGILTNCEKVSFKEFLQLISNVKLGAALGYVPIGDISKIDDLIVAVRPANINLFSDREVSELEQNVCRAAKCTSALLEAAK from the coding sequence ATGATTAACAACCGAGATCTGGAAAGCACCATCGTTTCCACCCGCGTGCGTCTCGCGCGCAATATCGCGGGCTATCCTTTTCCCTCGAAACTGAAAAATACCGAACAGGCGAAAGAGATCATCCGACTCGTCAATACCGAGGCGAGCCGCGTGGGCGTGTTCAATCTCTATTTTATGGATGCAGTTTCCGATATCGTGGCGCGCTGTCTGATGGAAGATCATCTCATCAGCGCGGACCTCATTGCCAACAAAAAATACGGCGCGGCGCTCATCGACGAGGAAGAGAAGTTCTCCATCATGATCAACGAGGAGGACCACCTGCGCGAACAGTATCTTTTGCGCGGCTTTCGTCTGAACCGCGCCTACGAAAAAATTTCCGCAATGGACGATATGCTGTCCAAATCCATACGCTTTGCGTACGACAAACAGTTGGGCTATCTGACCGCCTGTCCCACCAATCTGGGCACGGGCTTACGCGCCTCGGTCATGCTCTTTCTGCCGGGACTCACGCGCCTCAATAAGATGAACAATCTCATTCACCACATTTCCCGCCTGGGGCTCACGGTGCGCGGCGTGTACGGAGAGGGGAGCGTTGCGGAAGGGTATATGTATCAGATCAGCAACGAAGTGACTTTGGGCGTGGAGGAGGAAACCATACTTTCCGAAGTGGAAAACGCCGTATTGGAAGTCGTCGGGCTGGAAGCCCGCGCGAGGGAACAACTCGTCAAAAACGATCTCATCGGCGTCAAGGACGACTGCCGCCGCTCGTTCGGCATTCTCACCAACTGCGAAAAAGTTTCTTTTAAGGAATTCCTGCAGTTGATCTCCAACGTAAAACTGGGCGCGGCGCTGGGCTATGTGCCCATCGGCGATATATCCAAGATCGACGACCTGATCGTCGCCGTGCGCCCCGCCAATATCAATTTATTCAGCGACCGCGAAGTGAGCGAACTGGAACAGAACGTCTGCCGCGCGGCTAAATGTACGTCCGCACTCCTTGAAGCGGCAAAATAA